AAAAGATGGATTTCCATTTACCAAAACACGGTCACTTAGACTTAGCCAAGGTGCTACCATTACAGGACTGCTCTCTAATAAAAGAAGAGCAGTCATGCTATGTTCGCCGTTACGAATCAAACGGCGAGAAAGTGGTGTTTGAACATAACTGGGATAGTTGTCATGGTTGGTagatatggttttgaatattttcCTATGTACTAGGAATCTCATGATGCGGTTAAGATATGAAGGGTCGCATTTTAGAGTTGATGATAACTCTAATAGTGACATGGGTTTTTTGTGGTTTTCAATGGCTTCAGCTATGCCAAGTTGAATTGCACATTTGACCACAGATAGTTCTACAAAACCAAATATGTATTTCCATATTTCAACTtgagcttctgcttcttctttttcttcctcctcttccttcTTCTCCCATTTTACCTCACTCTGCATTTCTCTCATTTTTGGCTAATTAAGTTCATAACTAAGGGGGTGATATTTTGGCTCATACTAGGAACGTTCATTTATAGAAGTTAGtaacatattatggatcttcttaaaaaaaatcatactAATAAATATCACGAACAACCTTTGGAATGTGAGCTTGGTTTATCTTTTGgtttaaatataattttggattctctatttttttcatttaaattcatGATTCTGGTTCTCATTTTCAAAAAAGTATGGCATTTTTTTTCCTGCACAAGGTGATGAAAGAACGTAaaagaaatattatatttttttctaaataatatCTACTAAAGCTGTGAAATGGTTAGGTTTAAATGAAAACTACTATTAGTGTATTTATACATAGAAAACAAGGGCCACATAGACAACATACTAAAAAAATACTAAACTACTCTTAAATTGCCACGTAGACATAATAAACTTAATAGCTAAGCTAACAAAACAAACTAACTCCAGAAATTAAACACACTTCTAGAACGGTCACCTCATAAGCTTATGCTTCTGAGCTGCTTCTAAATAATCACCTCAGAAGCTTTTGACTCTAACAACAGCTTCTGAATACGAATTACTTCCAAcatcatcccttaattcatattcagctAAACAAATACAACACCAATTCCATCTCTCAAATGGATAAAGTATTTAGTCTTGACatccttcgtcagaacatctgcaaGTTGCTTCTGGTTGCTACAACGTGCAACTCCATTTAGAAAAACATATTtctccttgaaaacccatctgacgctgatggctttcttctcctTTGGAAACTCAGGTAActcccaagtcttgtttctttctatagcctcaagttcttctttcatggcattcaaccATACTTTCTTCTTGAGAGCTTCTTCAATACACACTTGTTCaaaatcttcttctgattctggaACCGTATCTCCTTCTAGAAATTCTTCAGAAGTACGACTACCACAGGAAACTACACCTTTGTTAACTTCTGGACCTCGTCCAAAACCACTACCTTCAGAAGTACCGCCTTCAAAAACTTTTCTTTCAGAAGTTCCACCTTCAGAATCATGACCACCGTCAGAGGCTGGACTACCTTCAAAAGATCTGCCTTCAGAAGTTCCACCTTCTGAGGCATGATTAACACCATAAACATGATAATCTCCAAAAGCTTGTCCTCTAAAACTtacgtcttcagagttttcccttccagaagcaTGATCACCACCAAATTTACAATTTGTATCAGAATCAGATGCACCATCTAACTCGTCTTaatagtcttcttcttcttcctcagacTCACCTTCAGAACTTTCAAGTTCTGACTCATCTTTAGAACCTTCAGACTCCGTTTTATCTTCAGAAGCATAATCTTCTTTAGATTCTGACTCATCTTGTGATTCTCCTTCATACTCAGAATCACCTTCGGATCCAGACTTGTCTTCAGCTTTAGAGTCATCTTCTGACTCAGAATCATCTTCAGAATCTtcaaagtcatcttttgattctgACTCATATAAAAACActccttcagaatattcagagttaTCTTCTTCCCATCCAGAATCAGAAAACGACAACCTCACAGGTTCCTCATCAAATTCATAAGTCATTAATAGCACaagttcatcatcagaatctcctctggctattttttcttcttctttgtttgaccAATAATCCTTAGCAAAATGGTCAAACCTATTACAATAGTAACACTGAACCATTCTCTTGTCATACTTCTCTTTTCCCTTCCGATGTTTCTCCTCATTAGAATAGAAGACTTCTGACTTCTAAGACCTACCATGTCTTTTCTGCTTATGGTCCTTCTTGACAATAGAAGCTTTCAGAGCCTGCTCAACCTCCCTCTCAGAGGTTCTTTCAGTCAAACGCAACTCTTACGCCTCTAGAATTCTTTGtagctcttctattctcatggtgtcCAGATCATTAGAATGTTCAATTGCTACAACAttgtaatcaaattgaggagtaagagaCCTCAATACCTTCtatatgattacttgttcagaaagggtttctccacaagctttcatctcattagtgatcagaaTCACTCTGGAGACGTACTTAGatactttctcattgttcttcatattGAGATTCTCATACTGCTTTCGTAGGGAataaaacttcatcttcttcattgatgCATCACCACTATAACACCTAACCAGTGTGTCCCAAGCAGCCTTTGTCGTCGCCGAATCAGCGATTTTCTCAAACACGTTCATATATACACACTGATGAATGTAGAACAACGTCTCCTGATCTTTCTTCCTTGTTTCTCTCTGTGTTTATCTTTGTTCCTCTAtcgcatccgctgcaaccggaatataACCTTAGGTAACAAGatcaagaacatcttgagcaccgaACAACACACGCATTTTAATCATCTACCTATTCCAGTTCTTTCCATCAAGCACAGGaaattttgtatttaaattaCTTCCACTCATTTTAACCTTGTGCAAGTCACTATGATCTCGCCTAACACAATGTTTCCTAATCCCACAGAATTAGAAAATGTAATTCTGTTCCGGTTTTATTCATGATTCAACAAGAATACAAGAGCCAAAATCTATCACACAACGCCTCACCGTTTCACTCGTTTTTCCTATGTTTCCCCGTGGATccgaaccggagctctagataccaattgttagtgcacaagatgatgaaagaaagcAAAAGAAATATTATATTCTCTGTAAATGATGGCTATAAAAGTCGTGAAATGATTCGGTTTAAATGAAAACTACTACTAGTGTATTTATACATAGAAAACTTGTGAAAAAATCATTAGTGAATGTCATAAAATACTTTGAACAACCCATGGAGACCTCTTTGATAGGCATAAACACACATAGTCTAGAATTccctttgcttttttttttcttggtcTTAAGCCAAACATGTCACTTATTCTCAAATACACAATACTTGCACAAACTCAACTTGTAATTACAGACGCCCTTCAATAAATCTCTCTTAAAATTCCACCATCCAACGCTTATCGAGATGACCTAGACCCATGTTCTAAAGTTTGACTGCTTCATTAGCCTAAAGTAGTACAATTTGTAGGTTATGTTTGTTTCAAGGTATGGAATGACATTCCTTGGGATCATATTTTTAGGATTATAATTTCTAGAAATAATACTTCTACTCATatgtttggaaaaaaattaattttttttgggaatgattataaaatttgtttaattataaattataaaaataaatgtgaaTGTTAATGGAAAGTAACACTCTGTTGGAGTTTATTCTTATGGAAATCTTAGATTCTTACACTTTAAACATATGAATGACTATGAAAAAAATCATGGATAaataatagggttaaatatgttttggtccttataaatattttaaatgttatttttagcccttattaaaaaaataacatattttagtctttacaaaatatttatacGTGCAGTTTTATtccctgctattttttaaaattttgaaaattatttaattaccctttaacttttaaatttttgaatatttttttcatacatattttaggatactgtaaaatatttatttatcaaattatagaattttttaaaatgagaagaattaaatataaattttttaaattttaaaatataatgataaatgtaatgaaaattttgatttaaaaatcaaatcttgaatttcttttatttcaaggaactttttataacgttctacaTGTTCGCAAAATAATCATTTAATATGTCTTTTTTATAAtagacaaaaaataaaattttataattttataggaaataaaaacatacttaaccctaaaTAATATTCCTTAGAGTAAACACTATCCGAGAacaattttaaaaacttaaaacaaacatGAAAATGCCGTATTCCCAAAAATGTAATTTCAAACGTTGAAACAAACACATAGAGGTGTGATCTATAGTCCTCTTAGTTCTCGTAACTACCAGGACGGGCTAGTTGACCGTTCATATATTCTTCAGATCTATATGAGAAATTATTTGTTTGTAGGAAAATCAAATTCTTCCTTAATTATAGTACATATTTGACATGATTTAATGTTTGCAGACCACCATCAtccataataattttaatttgtcCTATTATTGTGATAACATGTGCTTCATCAATACTCAGATAAACGAATTCAAAAGTATTTGATCAGACTCTGCTAAGAGCATCTAGAGTTAAGAATCCACGTTTTTTTTTTGCACTTGATAGATGAAATAGAGATTATATCTCCTCCACTGCAAGAGTCATTTGTTTGCACAGTGTTAGTTTGCACTTGATAGATGAAATAGAGATTATATCTCCTTCACTGCAAGAGTCATTAGTTTGGACAATATTAGAAAAACTTGTTGGGTTCTGCAACAGTCAATAGTCTAAATAGCTCAACTTTTGGTTAAAATGAATCCTAAATACCCCCATTTTTAAATTAACAAATAGGTCAAaatagattaaatttaaaaataaaaatctaatatacGACGAATAAGCTTAAGTTTAAAACATACCCCGTTACTAGCTCAATCCAAAAATAAATGAACCAGTATGGACCAAACGCACAAAAATCGATACTTTTTTGGATTTTATTGGGCTTGCGTACCTCACCCGTGGGTTGGGCCAAATGGAGGTTTGGACCCAAACCTCATCAGCATTTGTCTTACAATCTTGTCATAATCTATGCAGTGACCAGTCAAAATTTGGAGTCAGATTAAGACTAACAAGCACAACaatgatattgaaaaaaaatagtgACCAGAAAGATAATGCAAAAATACTAGATGATACCGGGTTTGACATTAATCAACCAAAAGAATTATGAATGTAAAGATGAAAACTTGACATTTGACTGTATGATACCGCATTGTACATTCAATACCTCATTACATGTCTGGAAAAATGGTATACAATATGTGTCAATTGCTTTTATACTCACCTGCAATGATGTATCTCTCACTCTTCTAAATGTATAGCTAGAAAGTAGATGATGGTCCActcaatttctttcataaaacaAAATGTATGCCTCGCATCGAAGAACTTCATCAAGGGAAACTTCACGCACATAAGCATCGCTCGCATGATACCATGTGGAATTCACATTCTCGTTTTCTTTATTATTGACCTTCTCTCTGTTCTTCTGGCCCCCTCTAACGTAAGCAACATAATGACCCCCTCTCATTGTTCCCGAGTGCTCCACTATACCAACCAACTGGTATTCATACTTTTCTTCATTTATACACCTTTAACAATAGAATCGGGAGTGAATCACATGCCAGTGGACCAATACAAATGAATAAAGATAATCAGTAAAATCTAAGGTAAAACTGAATTCAGAAATCCAAATTGTACACGATGATTTTCAAAACAGTTCCTAATTTCCTAAAGTAAGATGCACTGGGCAATTATAAGTTGTTCATacttcaaaaagaaagaaactagCAAGTAAAAACATACCTGGGGTCCATATAGGATCTAAGATCCAATGTTTCTCTGAAGTCAACATGACCATTTAATTTACTTAAGCGGCCACGAGCATCCTGGCTGAATCTCTTTAGATGAATGGTCAAAACAGGTGGGGCTTTATAAATGAGGACCCTCTTAGTTGCATCCCTATTCACTCTCATGCTTTCTAATTCGGTCTCTTTGTCGCTGCATTCTTCTGAGTCATTATCATCATTATCGGACATTGGAGCATCTCGTTGGACATTTCCAGAAGTACAAGAATCAGCGGCTGAATCATTGCAGCTTTCTTCCTTGCTAGCTTGTTGAAAAGATGAAGACTGTAATTCACCATTATGCAGCTCTGTGCCGTGCTGAACATGTGAAACTGAACTTTCTATATTCTTGTCACTTTTAATATCTCCATTTCCGCTACTATTGACTTTAAGAGAACACGAACATGAGTTAGATGCATGACATGATTCATCATGACTACCACTTGCATTTCCATCAGATAGAATTCTTGCCTGCTTTTTCGCTTTCTTCTTTTGACGTTGGAGGATTTTTGAACAGTTCTCACAATGCCAAGCATTTTCATCAGAAAGAAGCTCGGGTTTTATAAAATGTGCCAAGCAACTCTCTACAGAGACTGGAGAATCTGTATCATCTACTTCATCTGGATCAGATTCACTGATGTTTCTAATGATAGTAACAGCTTCCACATCACCGGATGAAGAAGGTCTGGGAGCAGGACCAGCAACAACTTCAGGTTCATTAAATAAGCCACCAAAGACATCAAACTCTGATTCTTCTGGACCACCCCCCAAAACGGATGAGGAGTCCTCACCACCCTCTCTTCCCATGATGTCCCCGACTGAAGAACTTTCTTCTTTGTATGGAAGTAACAGCACTTCTGAATTTTGAACTTGTATAGGAGCCTCATCTTCCCACACATTTGATGAAGAAAAATCAGGTCTTAGGTTTTGATACTCCTGAGGGAAACAAACAGGACCACTGGTTTCACAACTAGCTTGTTCAGGAAATACAGCCAAACGTTCATCCTTGTTCTCAGAGTCCTGTACCTCTGGTGTATCTTCCTTCTCAGATATAGAAGCATATTCATCTATCACAGTTTCATCTTCTACATAATCCAACCATGCAAAATCATCTGATGAACCAGTCATTTTATTTGCAACACTGTCAAGCACTTTCGTTTGTTCAGACTCTCCAACAGTAACCAAATTAAGTGGAGACAAGTCCTCTTTATTGGCCGCACTGCTTACTTCTTCAGAGCCTAATACTGTAGAATCAGCAGAAGAAACCGCCATTTCCCCGGATACTGATATCATAGACTGATCAGGGCAAGATGATTCATGGCTGGATGATTGACTAGGTACATCTTGAACGGGTAAGGGATCAGCATCCTTGTTAACTTTGACTCGAGACTTTCCCACTCTTTTTGGTGGAAGTTTTGTCTTTTTCGTTCGGGGTACTAGGGGAGCCTTCCGAGACGGAGGTTTCTTAGTTGGAACAGAAAGGGAAAGATCTAAAAAAGGCTCATACACTGTTGAGGAATGCCTGCATTCATTGCAGCATACAGTACTAGAGATCTGACCCCCAAATAAGGCATCAACTAAAGTATTGGAAGAGGTCCCATCTCTTTTGAGAGTACCATTCTGCTTCCTTCCTGCTAGTTCTTCGGTACTCAACCCATCCAGTAAACACCGGAGCAATTCGTGACTGTCATGTTGCTGATATCCTCGAAATTGGGGAGACTTAGAACATACACAACCAAAAAAGGATCTTGGATTTATAATGTTTCTGAATCCAGATTCTGGGTTTGTTTCAGTGAACAACTTCTTCAACGAAGTGATCAGTGGCCCGACAGGGGCATCATTCTTTAGAAAATCATCCCGCAATTTATTCATGGCGAGCAGATTTTGCATGATTGAATTAAAGAAACAAGTATTCCCAAGATTAACCATGCCTCGAACTACATAACCACCTTGTCCATGGGAATCACTTGTGGACAGAGATCCTGACTTAATTTCTGCAGTTACACTGCCGCCCCCAATGGAAACATCCTCAATACCCACTAACGATTTTTCTGATGATCGTCCTTTTAACAATTTCACAACATCAGGCAAAATATGACTTGTTTCATCAGTTTTCTCAATTTTATCAACATGGATAAGCATGTCGCAAGGAAAACACCAACAAAGTTGAGGTTTTTCGGTATTAACCATTAATGGATGTCGGGTTTTCCTCGAATGCCCAACGGCGTGACAATGATGGGCTGTTGGTAACCCCATACCTCCACATGTGTAGTGGCCGCACTCCAAACAAAC
Above is a window of Vicia villosa cultivar HV-30 ecotype Madison, WI unplaced genomic scaffold, Vvil1.0 ctg.000481F_1_1, whole genome shotgun sequence DNA encoding:
- the LOC131628804 gene encoding ubiquitin carboxyl-terminal hydrolase 2-like is translated as MGKKTKKKSRTVVKSGVAVPLLPKSVKESENPTTESVDEGVSVSKERNSCPHLVKGVKLDVLSGKIGSSRSIRCEDCREGAADRRGGKGKGKHVKKKGGVSLDSKPDSKSIWVCLECGHYTCGGMGLPTAHHCHAVGHSRKTRHPLMVNTEKPQLCWCFPCDMLIHVDKIEKTDETSHILPDVVKLLKGRSSEKSLVGIEDVSIGGGSVTAEIKSGSLSTSDSHGQGGYVVRGMVNLGNTCFFNSIMQNLLAMNKLRDDFLKNDAPVGPLITSLKKLFTETNPESGFRNIINPRSFFGCVCSKSPQFRGYQQHDSHELLRCLLDGLSTEELAGRKQNGTLKRDGTSSNTLVDALFGGQISSTVCCNECRHSSTVYEPFLDLSLSVPTKKPPSRKAPLVPRTKKTKLPPKRVGKSRVKVNKDADPLPVQDVPSQSSSHESSCPDQSMISVSGEMAVSSADSTVLGSEEVSSAANKEDLSPLNLVTVGESEQTKVLDSVANKMTGSSDDFAWLDYVEDETVIDEYASISEKEDTPEVQDSENKDERLAVFPEQASCETSGPVCFPQEYQNLRPDFSSSNVWEDEAPIQVQNSEVLLLPYKEESSSVGDIMGREGGEDSSSVLGGGPEESEFDVFGGLFNEPEVVAGPAPRPSSSGDVEAVTIIRNISESDPDEVDDTDSPVSVESCLAHFIKPELLSDENAWHCENCSKILQRQKKKAKKQARILSDGNASGSHDESCHASNSCSCSLKVNSSGNGDIKSDKNIESSVSHVQHGTELHNGELQSSSFQQASKEESCNDSAADSCTSGNVQRDAPMSDNDDNDSEECSDKETELESMRVNRDATKRVLIYKAPPVLTIHLKRFSQDARGRLSKLNGHVDFRETLDLRSYMDPRCINEEKYEYQLVGIVEHSGTMRGGHYVAYVRGGQKNREKVNNKENENVNSTWYHASDAYVREVSLDEVLRCEAYILFYERN